gtgaacactgtgACAGAAGTCTACACCCAGCCATGGAGGAGACCTCAGAGAAAATTCCTATCGCTTTAGCCGGACCTGAGGATTTACAACAATTCATGCCGCCTGTAAGTCCTCTCCATGCAGTACTCACTTTAGGTTAATATCCACCAGCATTTTTACACAGTTTGCTTGAGTGAACATGTCACTCAAAGCAAGGTTTCTTTGCAGACATAGGCAAAAGTTTTCAGAGTGGAAATCCAACTCTAAATGACTTTCTGGGTTGATCAAGTGCCAAGGTTGCTTCATTGCTCATTCATAGACGCGTTCATGATAGTAATTCATGTGCATGTACTAATTGACATGACATTCAATGACTGAAATGCCTGAGGAGCTTTATAAATATCGTATGGTATTGCAGGCATATGCTGCCGTCGCCGTGAAGCCCTCAAGCTCTGTGCGTGCTCTCAAGATTGCCGTGGGTGCACTGAGCATTGGGGCCGCGGTCCTGCTGCTCGGAGCCGTGGGTACCTTTTACTTTTGGAATGGCAACGACAAGCACGTAAGACAATGGATACATTTTCTATCTCATGCCCCCTatctgtcttcttcttcttctaatcttcCAGGGTCTAATATATGAATGATGTGCTGTTTGGCTGTATATCAGTGGAAGGTGGTCTAGCTGAAGCCCAAGGTCCGAGAGGTGGAGAATATTTAGGAATTTATACGCTGTAGTGTTTACCTTTAGCTTAAAGGTTTTCCTTCAATAGAAAAAGGTCACTAACTGACACTGATCTATAAATTTACTGTTAAATTTACTTACAGGATTGAACACACTCTTAGTGTTGAGCTCTTCCAGTTTTGCATCAACACTTAGTGTTAAATAAGCTCCTACTCTGGAATCAGCTCAGTGTCGACTCTTAAAGCACTGAATGAATTCTTTATGAAGTTAAGACTTGTGGAATGAAGGAAAATTAGTACAGATGAATaaggcgatttaaaaaaaaaaatccaaaccagTCTTTGCTGTTGGATTGCTGATATCTTTCATGTAGGTTATTTTTGCATTCGAACTTTTCCAAAATTCATGCAAATGAGGCTTCATCAAGCTGTACGTTTACAATTTAACAATGTTGATTTCACTGTGAACGAGTTTTGCAAAACAGTTTATTGGAATGCATTTACTTCTGGTTCAATCAAGAACATATCGTGCACTGTGATAAAAATCATTTTCATGCAATTTTCAGGATAAAATCTATCATAAAGCCAACATTTATCAACATTTTGGGAAATTCCAGTGCAATTAACTTCTAAATGGCTTTATAAACAAAAGCGATATAAAGTGTCATCATGACAAATACTTGATGTTTACATCTGCAAACAAGTTTTGCAGGTACATAGAGTATGTCATAATGTAATTGTGCTGAGTGGGTGGAGTTTAAAGCCTTCTTCAAAGTTGCAAAGTTTTCCGATAATGCCATGGTCGtacgtttaattaaaaaaaaacagtgaaatgaaCATATTTCTACTGAGGTTTAACACTTGAATTGCTACAGTTTAAGAGCAGACATGCTATTTTATTCAGAAATCTACCAAATGATTGACGTGACCAAAGTTGTCTGTAACATCTTGCATTAATTAACCTCTCCAGCGTTTACTTCACTCTTACAATGTTCATTTGTGTCCATCTGGATTTACATAGCCTAACTACCGTGGCACTAATTCAACGCTGTGGGCGAGTCATATTTCCCAACCACTATTCATGTCGTCTTGATCTGCAATGAAGCAGATGGTGTCAATTTGCTATCTGCTAATATTTTAACAAGAAAATATTGATTTAGAGTTGCTTCATGGTTCAAAAGTTTTGGCCACATAATCAAATTATTTTTAGCAGGTTTCCATATTGGATCCGTGCCAGTAAATAATGGCATgagtcagtgatcattttatttgGCAACAAGTTTCGTTTCAGAAGCAACCATCCGCATTTCTTGCTGTACATCATATGGTTGGTATGAAAGGATCCCTTTATGTAACTACCTCCATCCGTTGCAATAACACACAAGCCACCCTGCCAAGGAGAAGGAAATGTGGACTAGGCTTCATTCAGTAAAGCTGAATTCTAAAAATATAGCTTTGCATTTCAAACTTTGGTCAGGAAAGTATGCAGTTTTAAATTCTTTGCTTAGCAGGGTTATAAATGCTTATGAAAGCTTAAAGGTTTTTGTAAACCGTATTAATATAGACACAACATTTCTGTGAATGTGAAGAATGGAGGTGTGAAACACTGGAACTGTTAATCACTGCCAATATTCATAATTTGCTCATCAACCTCAGTTTGTCTTTTCTTCACTTTCCCAAGTGTATAAAACATGCATGGaatcattaattaacaattattcactgaaggtgaagtgaatatcggtgaataataaacaagacgaagtcgaggttattattcaccgatattcactgaacctgaggcgggcaattgttttagcataaatacacaggtgattatttttaaaaatgtatttaaaaaataatttctcaaacttcaaaagcggcatgcaaatgtaataaaggtgcggcgcagacttgtcacttatctacaccgagtcacataaaatactttgtttgaaatcaataaaataaatcacaatcccacctaaccttggaatagttttagaccaaacttcgtagcatctttagtgcttttcggaacagcattttctttcagaatttctaattcttcctcacttacgatgacgaactgattggccgccattttgccgagtcgctcaaggtgattatcgagaaatggtccgaatctctcgaccaatcagcatgcgcgatttcctataatcacctccatatttatactaaaatgcaTAAACCTACTATATCTCAGGCAATGATAGCCCGCAATAGATTTCTTTGCCTACAACAATTAtttctgatctttaaaaaaacacCAGGGTTGAAGTTTATTTGCATGGAATTAGCAAATACACAGTGGTTAACTAACATCCATGCAAATGGCATGAGGACATGAAGGACATTATAATTATTTAATCTAATTATTTTGATAATGATAATTGATAATGATATTCTGAATAATTTCACAGGCATAAATGTGTAGAGGTAACAGTGTTGGGTGAATGTTATGGGatactaaaacgtatactgtatatTGTTTATAGCATATAATGAGTGACTCATAGAAAAGGATGTTTCAATCATGAGATGTTAAATTAATTCATAcaatcatgcaaaaaaaaaagaagaaaaaagtatTTTAATGATTATATTTCCAGGTAAGGTGTAGTTATAGTGGGATAGGAcaggcaaaatcttttttttttaacctgtctTTAAATTGTCTTTTACCTTTACTATACATCACCCACTTGCCTCTTGTAGGTCTACAATGTCCACTACAGCATGAGCATTGACGGTAAGGTGGAGGAGGGCTCCATGGAGATCGACACAGTGAACAACTTGGAGAGGTTCACAACAGGAAACAAAAATGACGAAGCAGTTGAAGTCCATGATTTTCAGATTGTAAGCGTTTAGCAatacttttctctttttttctaccgtaaattacacacaaacacagttgAAATTCTAGGTAGGACTTACTTTTGCATCTACATGAATACTATTAATTAAagaatttttttctgtaacactgTAAATCACACTATCCACacaatgaaacatggtggtggtagaatcatcTCGCGAGTTATGTTTGGCCTCTTCATTGCTTCTCTGGCGAAATAACTCCTTACCTagtcactgacttttggtggacAACCTTCTCTATGTAGAGTTATGGTTTTACTTTCACCTTTCCACTTTTAAAATAATGGATTTAGTGATGCTCcaaaaatatttattatttaacGTGATACATTTCCAGAACATTGCCCCTggacatggtggtgtaatggttagtgctgttgcctcacagcaagaaggttctgggtttgtggctgatagaggcctttctgtgtggagtttgcatgttctccccgtgtctgtgtgggtttcctccgggtgctccagtttaccccacagtccaaagacatgcagttatgttaactggctactctaaattgccagtAGGTGTGATTATCTGAGCATGGGTAGTATGGCGGCTGCCAGTGGTGCCTTTGTATGCCTTTGACTTGGCCATGTTGAGCTGTGTCCTCATAATTCAGCTGTAAGAAAGGATGATTCCAGTGCTACTGAACTCACGGAAATGGCACTATATAAGTCCATTATCAGTTACATGTTTTGATAGATCCTTGGTCTTcatgatttccatccatccattatctgtaaccgcttatcctgtgcagggtcacgggcaagctggagcctatcccagctgactatgggcgagaggcggggtacaccctggacaagtcaccagatcatcgcagggctgacacatagagacaaacaaccattcacactcacattcacacctacggtcaatttagagtcaccaattagcctaacctgcatgtctttggactgtaggggaaactggagcacctggaggaaacccatgcggacacggggagaacatgcaaactccacacagaaaggcctccatcagccactgggctcgaacccagaaccttcgtgctgtgaggcgacagtgctaaccactacaccaccatgccaccttcatGAGTTCCCACTTTCCTTTTATGGAATATTTTATTGAGACTCTGGACATATAATCCCAATTACATCCATTTCGGTTCTAGTTTGCAGCAATACAAAATGTGCACTAGTTAAAGGCTTATGATTAAAGTTAAAATGGCTAATTAGCCATTGTTGACTTATTTATTCATATAAAATCCACCCCAACAAAAACTCCATATGAATTCTTTGTGAGATTGGGTTGGAATAAAAAATATTTGGTTGGAATACTTCGTTTTCTTAGTTGCCATCACTTGATCAGTGTCTTTTACACTCAGGGGATTACTGGTATCCGCTTTGCTGGAGGAGAGAAATGCTACATCAAGACTGAAGCCAAAGGTCACCTTCCAGACCTGGAATCACTGAACAAGGAGCCCCTGAAATTTGACTTGGTATGTTGAGCCACAACATTTTACAACTGcactgcaaaaattaaaaatcttaggaagtttatttgtctattttcaagtcaaaacatctagccacccttattataagacataattgcccaacaagcaaaacctcatttagctagaaaggctagtttttagacagtccatcttgaaaatcttgtatagacaaaatgtcttgaaaagtcttatttggagcacctttgaaaataaaacaagttttttttaaaacaagtaagtacattttggacatttatcaaatgcggttcatcttgtttcaagaaaaaaaaacaaagtatgcttgttttgggaataaatgaactttactgaaatctttgaatctttcattacaattcaactccaccttacatatcgtaagtttactgcgactgttttctcagtcattcagagtgagctccttctagatgctgtacagactctagaccagaaaagtgccttcaaaaaggctatgagtgagtggacggcgttttagtgacgtctttttggaatgctgtgagttaagttcagtgttttgtttgtttgtttgtttgtttgggggtttttttgtgcctgatcttgtaaacccctcgtacacatgaatagtcagtgcccccaaaatgcactgttgctttggcgttgtgtaagcactgtaagtcaaaatgcgtagacttttaaaaaaaaattttttttggtgcctgaggtcctggggaagtgaaatcttaagagatgttttaatgtttgaatgttgaaatggaaaaaaaataaacttgttgcaatgctacacgtgtcatcaacttgattcaagatagtctctggtctcatatcgagagtattttactaattacaggtcacaaaaggagaatcttttaagctagcaatgcttagttgtagaatttaacaatcctaatattagtatatcttaaattcagtttttactgctaagactttgtcatgaatttaagtgaaatacccttaaaatgaaataaataaaaatgacttgaatggctaaatgtaagaagtacaatcttgttataagaactattttgattattttgagttaatcagatctcgcataataagttccccaatcttattttggaattatttaatctaaaaacaggttagatttttcatcttactttaagaaatcttaccaagtcaaattagactagttccattggcagatttttttcacctgattcaagcaaatatgctttgttttaatcttttatttcttatttttgaaaggccattttttgcagtgtgcagtATCACTTTACTGATTGGCACACCACTGTCAAATATCTGTGCTTTTGCATTTCATTTCCAAAGAATAATAAGTCATGACAGAatcgttaaaaaaagaaaaaacttttgGTTGGTTTGGTTGGTTTTGTTCTTATGCATGTCCTGCCACTAGGAGATCAACCCTCCATAGTTGTGCTTATGCATCTTTCATTGACGGCAGAATTGTAACCACTTCAGAATTCCAGGCCTTATAAATAATGGTCATGACTGAATGAGAAGCACATGCGTTAAACATTTGTGGTTAGGACGTGAAGAATATTTACCACTCAAAAGAACTGACCGAACCCAGAATAGGTTTGGATTTCTGTTGCGCCCTGTTCCACATGTTATTTTTCTTTGAGTGAAAGAGACATGAGAAAAACTGAAGTGATTGAGTACACACAAGGCTATTGCTTTTGGCAGAGCACACCACAGGATCGACAGCTAGTGATTCTGCCTGAGGCGCTTCCATCCAGTTTTTCAAACACGAACAAGTCCACGGCACGGGAGACCCCTAAAAAGCTGCTCACGGCTCAATTTTTCAGGAATGCTGCCAAGACCGGGCTCCAAATTAGAGCGCCAGTGCCCCCTCACCTCACAGCTGCAACATTCATTTTGCATCGTGCATTTAAAGATGATACTCTCAAAACAGCCGTGACTGTGAAGTTGCTCCGTTCTTTTTCAAGGACGCATCCATCTTTAAATGATTTAATGCAAATAGCCACTTGAATATTCATGCGGCGTATGTGTTTTACAACGTGCTCGCTGGGCTGCACTGATAAGCGTGGTCCTGTCAAAAGTGATGTTTTGCAGCATCTTTGAGCTTTATGTGTGCGGCTGGGAATAAAGTATGAAATGGATGGGACACAGTCAGTAAAATgaatgagagagagtgtgcaacTATGAGCTTCTACGCATGGCACCATGTTCTTGATACCTACCCTGATACTGAAATGAGTAATCCTCTCATTACTAATCAATCAGAGCCATCATGGAACATGTAATTTAGCTCTTTTCATGATTCCCCTTGTTTAGATAGTGGCCATAAAAAATGCATTATGTCCAaagatatacactcaccggcctctttaataggaacttgttcttgattctaagattcctgttcttggctgcaggactggaacccaatgtggtctcctgctgttgcctgctgagatgcttttctgctcgccacagttgtaaagagcgattctatgagttactatatccttcctggcagcttgaaccaatctggccattttcctctgagctctcttatcaacaaggcatttccacccacagaactgtctctcactcagtgtttttttgtttttcgcaccattctgtgtaaactctagaaaccattgtgtgtgaaaaccccaggagatcagcagtttctgaaatactcaaaccagtccatctggctcaaaccaacacccatgccacagttaccccttttccaccaaatcagttccagggctggttcggggtagcctgggcccacccatcctaagtgtgacgcaacacggggggctgttgcgaacttagtctggcaaggcaagctagctccagctcttccaagctcctgaaaaatcgggagccaatcaactttgagcatctccaacggccctgggtagaggcgtgttcaaggcagtgacgtagtagaactgcgaccggaagccatagattgtttacagaatctatgccggaagcgcttcattcactagaaacattacgaacatggagcagcggcaagcctttaacacagcggtagatgctgtattgaaagcattcaacgggaagttctcattgaaaacggagcaaagaacagccctggaggtatttattgaaaggaaggacgttttcgccttgctcctgaccggcttcggtaagagtttaatctaccagttagccccgctggtagccaaatcaatggggctcagcgagaatcctattgttgtggtcgtctcgcctttgatcgcgctattatcgtcctcttcctcttcagctcctccttcttcttcctgttactcaagcagtttccgtcacgtcacatacgtcagaggaaagagtgatgtgattggtttaagcttcatcgcagccttttctggcttcgaccagtagcaaactgaggcatttcagggaggcgggtcaaccacgcgctttgggaaacgtttGGGCTTAATAtatttgccagaccaatgctcgcagagctttgaagttgcattagccagactaggttcggggccagtgctggtgctggttcacaactcgttcaacttgcgagccagctgagaaccagtttgcttttccatagctcgcggtgctaagggaagtcacgttattacgtcactgtatacatcagttacgtcattgtacagtggtgcttgaaagtttgtgaaccctttagaattttctatatttctgcataaataccgtatgacctaaaacatcatcagattttcacacaagtcctaaaagtagataaacagaacccagttaaacaaatgagacaaaaatattatacttggtcatttatttattgaggaaaatgatccaatattacatatctgtgagtggcaaaagtatgtgaacctctaggattagcagttaatttgaaggtgaaattagagtcaggtgttttcaatcaatgggatgacaatcaggtgtgagtgagcaccctgttttatttaaagaacagggatctatcaaagtctgatcttcacaacacatgtttgtggaagtgtatcatggcacgaacaaaggagatttctgaggacctcagatagagcattgttgatgctcatcaggctggaaaaggttacaaaaccatctctaaagagtttggactccaccaatccacagtcagacagattgtgtacaaatgggggaaattcaagaccattgttaccctccccaggagttgtcaaccaacaaagatcactccgagagcaaggcatgtaatagtcggcgaggtcacaaaggaccccaggggaacctctaagcaactgaaggcctctctcacattggctaatgttaatgttcatgagtccaccatcaggagaacactgaacaacaatggtgtgcatggcagggctgcaaggagaaagccactgctctccaaaaagaacactgctgcttgtctgcagtttgctaaagatcatgtggacaagccagaaggctattggaaaaatgttttgtggatggatgagaccaaaatagaactttttggtttaaatgagaagcattatgtttggagaaaggaaaacactgcattccagcataagaaccttatcccatctgtgaaacatggtggtggtagtatcatggtttgggcctgttttgctgcatctgggccaggacggcttgccatcattgatggaacaatgaattctgaattataccagcgaattctaaaggaaaatgtcaggacatctgtacatgaactgaatctcaagagaaggtgggtcatgcagcaagacaacgaccctaagcacacaagttgttctaccaaagaatggataaagaagaataaagttaatgttttggaatggccaagtcaaagtcctgaccttaatccaatcgaaatgttgtggaaggacctgaagcgagcagttcatgtgaggaaacccaccaacatcccagagttgaagctgttctgtacggaggaatgggctaaaattcctccaagccggtgtccaggactgatcaacagttaccgcaaacgtttagttgcagttattgctgcacaagggggtgacaccagatactgaaagcaaaggttcacatacttttgccactcacagatatgtaatattgggtcattttcctcaataaataaatgaccaagtataatattttttgtctcatttgtttaactgggttctctttatctacttttaggacgtgtgaaaatctgatgatgttttaggtcatattcatctcatctcatctcatctcattatctctagccgctttatccttctacagggtcgcaggcaagctggagcctatcccagctgactacaggcgaaaggcggggtactccctggacaagtcgccaggtcatcacagggctgacacatagacacagacaaccattcacattcacacctacggtcaatttagagtcaccagttaacctaacctgcatgtctttggactgtgggggaaaccggagcacccggaggaaacccacgcggacacggggagaacatgcaaactccacacagaaaggccctcaccggccccagggctcgaacccaggaccttcttgctgtgaggcgacagcgctaaccactacaccaccgtgccgccctaggtcatatttatgcagaaatatagaaaattctaaagggttcacaaactttcaagcaccactgtatatgtcagttacgtcactacgtttgtataaaccttggcgcgaatatcgaagcaaaaacaacacagaagcagcagcagcagcaacagcaacaacaataataataataataatggatgacttcacgtttgtacagctgctgcttctcgtcacttaaaaatggcgatcttttgcggtct
The DNA window shown above is from Neoarius graeffei isolate fNeoGra1 chromosome 18, fNeoGra1.pri, whole genome shotgun sequence and carries:
- the cnmd gene encoding leukocyte cell-derived chemotaxin 1; this translates as MEETSEKIPIALAGPEDLQQFMPPAYAAVAVKPSSSVRALKIAVGALSIGAAVLLLGAVGTFYFWNGNDKHVYNVHYSMSIDGKVEEGSMEIDTVNNLERFTTGNKNDEAVEVHDFQIGITGIRFAGGEKCYIKTEAKGHLPDLESLNKEPLKFDLEDEVMPAKFEEDSLIWVAADQPLKDSSFLSAKILDLCKDVPIFWLHPTYPNREQKKPVPRARRQAPEDNDDSVPFNPNNPYHRREEGEESPMTVDTMLDHTGVCCSECRRSYTHCMRVCEPLRGFEPWPYHYSGCRQVCRLIMPCSWWVARIMGLV